A genomic window from Armatimonadota bacterium includes:
- a CDS encoding glycosyltransferase, with the protein MSNHVVLHVVETYLFITGSWIYSQVAETNRYRSIVAASKIENTDVFPFPDVYKCSPLIENPRSLWQFAANRAFEMALGIRKRKLTHLVHKYGAALIHAHFGPTGYGMLPLKRTTGLPLITAFYGADACQIPNRAPKWHRRFKKLFEEGDLFLAEGNHMKQTLISLGCPSEKVVVQHLGVNLSLIPFKPRRLSDDGLINIIVVGTFREKKGIPYALRAFARVASDHPNVRLTIVGDGRVGPELEIKAEILKIIAAESIADKVRITGYIPYKEFLREVEKAHICLAPSVVAADGDAEGGAPVCLIEMSASGLPVIASRHCDIPEVIIDGQSGFLVPERDVEALADRLRFLVNHPEIWESMAIAGRKHIEENYSLRVTIPRLEAIYDRLLQGIFLNK; encoded by the coding sequence ATGAGTAATCACGTTGTTTTACATGTCGTAGAAACCTATCTTTTTATTACCGGCAGCTGGATTTATTCACAGGTTGCCGAAACAAACCGCTACAGATCCATAGTCGCCGCCAGCAAAATTGAGAATACGGATGTCTTTCCTTTTCCTGACGTTTATAAGTGTAGCCCCCTTATCGAAAATCCGCGTTCGCTATGGCAGTTTGCTGCAAACCGCGCCTTCGAGATGGCGCTAGGCATCAGAAAAAGGAAGTTAACCCATCTCGTCCACAAGTATGGAGCCGCCCTAATTCACGCCCATTTTGGTCCAACAGGATATGGTATGCTTCCCTTAAAAAGGACAACAGGTCTGCCGCTGATAACCGCCTTTTATGGTGCAGATGCATGCCAAATTCCCAACCGTGCTCCGAAATGGCATCGCAGATTTAAAAAGCTGTTTGAGGAAGGCGATTTATTTCTTGCTGAGGGCAATCACATGAAACAAACCCTTATTTCACTAGGATGCCCTAGCGAGAAGGTGGTTGTTCAGCATCTTGGTGTTAATTTGAGTCTTATTCCATTTAAACCACGCCGCCTTTCAGACGACGGCTTAATTAATATCATTGTTGTTGGCACGTTTCGAGAGAAAAAAGGAATTCCCTATGCCTTACGCGCCTTCGCGCGAGTTGCGTCTGACCATCCAAACGTTCGCTTAACCATTGTTGGCGATGGCAGAGTTGGCCCCGAACTTGAGATCAAAGCCGAGATTCTCAAAATAATTGCCGCTGAGTCAATTGCGGATAAAGTTCGCATCACAGGCTACATTCCATACAAGGAGTTTCTCCGCGAAGTAGAGAAGGCACATATTTGTTTAGCTCCTAGTGTAGTCGCTGCGGATGGCGATGCTGAAGGAGGAGCACCGGTTTGTCTTATTGAAATGTCGGCGTCTGGCTTGCCAGTGATTGCAAGTCGGCATTGTGATATCCCTGAGGTCATAATTGACGGCCAATCAGGTTTTCTCGTGCCAGAACGCGATGTCGAGGCGCTTGCCGACCGTCTACGCTTTCTAGTAAATCATCCTGAAATATGGGAGTCTATGGCGATTGCTGGGCGCAAGCATATAGAAGAAAATTATAGCCTTAGAGTAACTATTCCACGTTTAGAAGCCATTTACGACAGGCTACTCCAAGGTATTTTTCTTAATAAATAA